Proteins from one Cicer arietinum cultivar CDC Frontier isolate Library 1 chromosome 3, Cicar.CDCFrontier_v2.0, whole genome shotgun sequence genomic window:
- the LOC101502434 gene encoding putative methylesterase 11, chloroplastic: MGNLCSLFNPTQQPPSKKHRFSNAASASRRERKKLDDAAIREQAIAAAILYKQHQQKQQQQQFDRSSSLRYPNGVSKKNNNSNTLPRSSSSRARSLTDPLLQPHQLLHQGVKVDDLETNHYVLVHGGGFGAWCWYKTIALLEESGYKVSAIDLTGSGVHSFDTNNITSLSQYVKPLTDFLEKLPEDGKVILVGHDFGGACISYAMELFPIKISKAIFIAAAMPTNGQSTLDIISQQAGSNDLMPQAQIFLYANGNDRPPTAFDLEKSLLRDLLFNLSPTKDVALASVSMRSVPFAPVLEKLSLSEPKYGSVRRFYIKTLEDNAIPTSLQENMINASPPEKVFYLKGADHSPFFSKPQALHKLLVEISMIN, encoded by the exons atGGGTAACCTCTGTTCTCTTTTCAATCCAACCCAACAACCTCCTTCCAAAAAACACCGTTTTTCAAACGCAGCTTCTGCTAGCCGCAGAGAGAGAAAAAAGCTCGATGACGCCGCGATTCGTGAACAAGCTATAGCTGCTGCTATACTTTACAAACAACATcagcaaaaacaacaacaacaacagttTGATCGGTCGAGTTCTTTAAGGTATCCAAATGGTGTGTCCAAGAAGAATAATAATAGTAACACTTTGCCTCGTAGTTCCAGTTCTAGAGCTAGATCACTCACTGACCCTCTTCTTCAACCTCATCAACTTCTTCATCAG GGCGTAAAGGTTGATGATCTTGAGACCAATCATTATGTCCTTGTTCATGGAGGTGGATTCGGTGCCTGGTGTTGGTACAAAACTATCGCACTTCTTGAAGAAAGCGGTTATAAAGTATCTGCCATAGATTTAACGGGATCTGGTGTTCACTCGTTTGATACAAACAACATTACAAGTCTGTCGCAATACGTGAAGCCTCTTACCGACTTCCTTGAAAAACTTCCTGAAGATGGAAAG GTGATCTTGGTTGGACATGATTTTGGCGGAGCATGTATATCGTACGCAATGGAGTTGTTTCCGATTAAGATTTCCAAGGCTATTTTTATCGCTGCAGCGATGCCGACTAATGGACAGAGTACTCTCGATATCATTTCGCAACAG GCAGGATCAAATGATCTCATGCCACAAGCTCAGATATTTTTGTATGCTAATGGGAATGATCGTCCTCCGACTGCTTTTGATCTTGAGAAATCGTTGTTAAGAGATTTGCTATTCAACCTAAGTCCAACCAAA GATGTCGCACTAGCATCTGTTTCGATGAGGTCGGTACCGTTCGCACCAGTTTTAGAGAAACTTTCTCTTTCAGAACCGAAATACGGAAGTGTAAGGCGGTTTTATATTAAAACTCTTGAAGACAATGCGATCCCTACTTCTCTCCAAGAAAACATGATAAACGCAAGCCCCCCAGAAAAGGTTTTCTATCTGAAGGGTGCTGACCATTCTCCTTTCTTCTCAAAGCCTCAAGCTTTGCATAAGTTATTGGTAGAAATCTCAATGATAAATTAA